In Panacibacter ginsenosidivorans, the following proteins share a genomic window:
- a CDS encoding LOG family protein gives MAQRIIPAHEQVYLDGPKSRTYELKFAFQVFKQFIKGFRTLHFVGPCITVFGSARFKEEDAYYHAAREFGKRIAGLGFTTMTGGGPGIMEAANRGAFESGGASIGCNIVLPHEQKENPYLTGSVTFDHFFVRKVLLAKYSYAFIIMPGGFGTMDEFYEILTLVQTKTITQFPIVVYGTAFYKTLIDQINFMSDQGTISPEDMKLVLFTDNIDDAMQHISKYIEANYKIKPRKKAWWLFEKR, from the coding sequence ATGGCTCAAAGAATTATTCCGGCGCATGAACAGGTGTACCTGGATGGACCCAAAAGCAGAACCTACGAATTGAAATTTGCTTTCCAGGTTTTTAAACAATTTATAAAAGGCTTTCGAACATTGCACTTTGTAGGACCATGTATTACTGTTTTTGGTTCTGCACGTTTTAAAGAAGAAGATGCTTACTACCATGCAGCTAGAGAGTTTGGCAAACGCATAGCTGGTCTTGGTTTTACAACTATGACGGGTGGGGGGCCTGGTATAATGGAAGCAGCAAATCGCGGTGCATTTGAAAGTGGCGGTGCATCCATAGGCTGCAATATTGTTTTGCCTCATGAACAAAAAGAGAATCCCTATTTAACAGGCTCTGTAACATTTGATCACTTTTTTGTGCGTAAAGTTTTGCTGGCAAAATATTCTTATGCATTTATAATTATGCCCGGTGGTTTTGGAACAATGGATGAGTTCTATGAAATATTAACGCTGGTGCAAACAAAAACAATTACACAATTTCCGATTGTGGTTTATGGAACAGCTTTCTATAAAACATTGATTGATCAGATAAATTTTATGAGCGATCAGGGTACCATTTCCCCTGAAGATATGAAACTGGTATTGTTTACAGATAATATAGATGATGCCATGCAGCACATTTCAAAATACATAGAAGCAAACTATAAGATAAAGCCCAGAAAAAAAGCCTGGTGGTTATTTGAAAAACGATAA